The nucleotide sequence GACCAGCAGGCGCCCGACCGCCGCCGGTCCGACCAGTCGACCGATGGTCGCCCGGTTCGATCACAGTCGGCCGATGGCCGGTCCAACCGGAGGCGGCCCGTGGCCGCCGGTCCCATAAGGAGAATACGCGCATGCATCTTTCCGATACCGTAGCCGTCGTCACCGGAGGGGCCTCGGGCCTCGGCCTGGCCACTGCCGAAGCCATCGTCGCCGGCGGCGGGCGTGTCGCGCTCCTCGATCTCGAGCGTTCCAACGGCGCCGAGGTCGCCTCGGGCATGGGCGGCCACGCGATGTTCACTCCTGCCGACGTCACCAGCGAGGACGAGGTCAACAAGGCTCTCGACAAGGCCATCGCGGCCTTCGGCAGGATCAACGCGGTCGTCAACTGTGCCGGAATCGGCACGGCGATGAAGACCACCGGCAAAGGCGGTCCGTTCCCGCTGAACCTTTTTGCCAAGACGATCGAGATCAACCTCATCGGAACCTTCAACGTGCTGCGCCTGGCCGCTACGCGCATGCTGTCGAACGATCCGAGCGAGGACGGCGAGCGCGGCGTCATCATCAACACGGCATCCGTTGCCGCGTTCGACGGACAGATCGGGCAGGTGGCCTACACGGCGTCCAAGGCCGGCGTCGTCGGCATGACGCTCCCGATCGCGCGCGACCTGTCGCGCGACGGCATCCGCTGCTGCACGATCGCGCCCGGCACCTTCGATACGCCGATGCTCGCGCTGCTGCCCGAAGAAAACCGCAAGGCTCTCGGCGCAGGCATCCCGTTCCCGCAGCGCCTCGGAAAGCCCTCCGAGTACGGCCAGCTCGCGTGCGCGATCATCACCAACCCCTATCTGAATGGGGAAACGATCCGTCTCGACGGCGCATTGAGAATGCCCCCGCGCTGAACGACGACGCCGCTCGACGAACGAATGCCCCGTCCGCGCGCTGAACGGCGACGCAGCCCGGCGGGCGAATGCCTGGCTCCGCCCGCTGAACGGCGACGCAGCCCGGCAGGGCACAATGGTTGCACACGAAGCGCGCGCGGGACTTCGTTCGCCACGGCACGACGGTTGCACACGGAAGCGGCGTGGCATTCGCGACGCCCGTGCATCCCAAGGGCTCAGGGCCGGAGCACCACCTTGATGCAACCGTCGCGGTTGCGGAACATCTCGTAGGCCTCGGGAGCCTGGTCGAGGCTCATGTGGTGCGTGATGACGAACGACGGATCGATTTCCTCGTTCTGCACGCGACGCAGAAGCTCTGCCGAATAGCGGGGTACGTGCGTCTGCCCGGTGCGGATGGTGATTCCCTTGTTCATCGCCGCGCCGAACGGAACGTCGTCGAGAAGCCCGACGTAGACGCCGGGTACCGACAGGGTACCGCCCTTGCGGCAGCAATAGATCGCCTCGCGCAGCACGTGGGTGCGGTCGCCTGCCATGACCGCCGATTTCGCGCGGTCGACGATTGCGCGCAGGGTCCCGGGCGCGTGGGCTTCGCAACCGACCGCATCGATGCAGCGGTCCGGTCCCCGCCCGTCCGTCATCTCCATCAGGCGGTCGTAGACGTCGGTTTCGAGGAACTGGATCGTCTCGGCGTCGCCGTGCTGCTCAGCCATCGCCAGGCGGGCCTGCACGCAGTCGATTGCGATCACTCGCTCGGCGCCGAACATCCACGCACACTGGATCGCGAACTGCCCGACGGGGCCGCAGCCCCACACGGCGACGGTGTCGCCGGCCTCGATGTCGCAATTTTCGGCTGCCATGAACCCGGTGGGAAAGATGTCGGACAGGAACAGCACCTTGTCGTCGGACAGTCCCGCCGGAATCCGAATGGCGCCGACGTCCGCGAACGGCACGCGAAGGTATTCGGCCTGCCCGCCCGGATATCCGCCCATCATGTGGGAGTAGCCGAGAAGACCGGCGGTCGCTTGACCGAGCGCTTCGCGGGCCGCGCGATTCTCCGCGTTGGTCGTGTCGCACAGCGAGTACAGGCCCTTCTGGCAGAAGAAGCAGTAGCCGCACGAGACGACGAAGGGCACGA is from Candidatus Binatia bacterium and encodes:
- a CDS encoding 3-hydroxyacyl-CoA dehydrogenase — its product is MHLSDTVAVVTGGASGLGLATAEAIVAGGGRVALLDLERSNGAEVASGMGGHAMFTPADVTSEDEVNKALDKAIAAFGRINAVVNCAGIGTAMKTTGKGGPFPLNLFAKTIEINLIGTFNVLRLAATRMLSNDPSEDGERGVIINTASVAAFDGQIGQVAYTASKAGVVGMTLPIARDLSRDGIRCCTIAPGTFDTPMLALLPEENRKALGAGIPFPQRLGKPSEYGQLACAIITNPYLNGETIRLDGALRMPPR
- a CDS encoding zinc-dependent alcohol dehydrogenase — protein: MRAVCWYGTGDIRVEDVPDPEIVQPTDAIVRITSTAICGSDLHIYDGIVPTMEKGDILGHEPMGEVVEIGSAVARLKVGDRVVVPFVVSCGYCFFCQKGLYSLCDTTNAENRAAREALGQATAGLLGYSHMMGGYPGGQAEYLRVPFADVGAIRIPAGLSDDKVLFLSDIFPTGFMAAENCDIEAGDTVAVWGCGPVGQFAIQCAWMFGAERVIAIDCVQARLAMAEQHGDAETIQFLETDVYDRLMEMTDGRGPDRCIDAVGCEAHAPGTLRAIVDRAKSAVMAGDRTHVLREAIYCCRKGGTLSVPGVYVGLLDDVPFGAAMNKGITIRTGQTHVPRYSAELLRRVQNEEIDPSFVITHHMSLDQAPEAYEMFRNRDGCIKVVLRP